A segment of the Campylobacter showae CSUNSWCD genome:
GACTACATCATACCAAAACCGTTTGACAAACGCGTCCTAACAGCGGTAGCTCCTGCGGTAGCGCAGGCTGCGGTCGACGACGGCGTAGCTAGGGTGAAGGATTTTGATGTAAAAGCCTACGCAGAAAAGCTAGCAAAGGGTCTGTAAATGAAAAACGTCAGGCTCATCTCTCACCCGCTCATCGAGCACAAACTAGCGATTTTAAGGGATAAAAACACCGAGCCGTTTCAGTTTAGGATGCTCGTGGACGAGATCAGCCACCTGATGATATTTGAGGCGACTAGGGATCTGGCGCTGCGCGACGTGAGCGTGCAGACCCCGGTCGCCCAGGCCCAAGCCAAAAAGCTCGCGACAAAGGTGATGATTTGCCCGATTTTGCGAGCGGCGCTGGGCATGCTTGATAGCGTATTTACGATTATTCCAGACGCTAGCGTGGGCTTTTTGGGCTTTCAGCGAAACGAAAAGACCGCGGAGGCGGAGTTTTTCTACGCTAAACTGCCTCGCGACGCTAAAAATCGCCTAGCCATCATCATCGACCCGATGTTTGCTACCGGCGGTACGGCTATCGACGCGGTTAAATTTTTACGCGAAAACGGCATAAAGCAGATCAAATTTATCTCCATCATCGCCGCTCCAGAAGGGCTAAAGCGCTTTAGCGAAGTTTACCCGGACGTCGAGGTCTATACGGCTGCGATCGACGAGCGACTAAATGAGAAAAACTACATCGTACCGGGTCTTGGCGACGCGGGCGATAGGGTGTTTAATACGCTTTAAATTTGACGAACTCGGACGGCAAATTTAGCTTTTTGCCGTAAATTTAGCCGAATTTGACTGCGATCTATGCGGTTAGATTCGGCTTTTGTCTAGTCAAATTTGACGCAAATTTACTCTAGTCTTTACGGCGCTAAGTTATTAAATTTGGATTTTGTCCGCACAAATTTGACGGCAAATTTAACCCCGAAGCAAGCGCTTCAAATTTATTCCAAAAGGCATTTTTTGAACAAACAACTCATTAGAAACATCATCTTACCGCTGGCCGTTTTGCTGCTCGCGGCGCTGTTTAAATTTATCATCCCGGATAACTCGGCCGCCCCGAAACAAAATCAGCCGCAAAGCGAATTTAGAGGAAACGGCGCAAACAAAAACGTAGCCGCCGTACCGACCGCAAACATCGTAAAAGACGGCATCTACACCTCAAAAGACGAGGTTGCGGCGTATATTTATAGATTCGGCGAGTTGCCGCGAAACTTTATCACCAAAAAAGATGCGATCGCGCTCGGATGGGACGCTAAAAGCGGCAATCTATGGCAAGTCACGGATAAAAAAAGCATCGGCGGCGACCGCTTTTCAAATAGAGAAAAAAAGCTGCCCAATGCCGACGGGCGCAAGTGGTTTGAGTGCGATATCGGATACCGCGGAGGGCGACGCGGAGCCGAGCGTATAGTGTTTTCTAGCGACGGGCTGATCTACTACACGCCCGATCATTATGAGAACTTTTATCTACTTTATGAGCGGAGACAGCAGTGAAAACCATAACTCTAAACGGCGCAAAAATGCGCGAGGAAACGGCGGCCTTTGAGTATCTAGCGCGAAAATTCGGCCTTGATCCGGATGTGAAAAACCTCGACGCGCTTTACGACGCTCTGGGTGAGATAAACGAAGCAACGCAGATAAATCTAAAAAACCGCGCCGCTCTTAGTGCGCTAGGGGGCTACGCGGACGATCTAATCGCCGTTTTTACCGACCTTGCGGAGGAAAACGAGCGCGTAAAATTTGATATTTTATCTTGATTTGGTTGCTACTCGTGATATGCGGTAAAATTTAAATTTTTACCGATACCGGATGTGTGGCAAATTTACTCGCATTTTTATATAAATAGTCGATAAAATTTGATTCCAAACTCGTTTTTGTCTCTTAAGTAAAATCACCAGAAATTAAGCCGAATTTTATCGTCCAAAATTCGGCTTCAAATCCAAAAATTAGAGCTAAATTTTGATAACTAACGCGACCTTAAAAGCTATATCTGACGCCACCGCACACATTGCCTGATCCGTTTGATGAGGAGATATTTTACCGCAAACGGCTGCGTGGATCTTATGCTCGGATACTCTGCTGAGCCGACCCGCAGCCAATACCAAACCATTACGCGGTGCGATAAAAATAGCCAAAGAGAGAAAACCGTCGCCTAATGCTGATAAAATCATCTAGCTCCGAGCTTCGTCGCACCTTGTGTGCGCTGCATACAGAAAGCTCTTTAGGCAGGCGCGCAAATGACCATGAGCAAAAAAGCGTGACAAAGTGCAGAGAGAGCCAAAAAGCGAGGCTAAATTTAAAAATGCGCCTTGGTTTAGACAAAAAGTTGCTAATTTTTATAGACCAAAATAGAAAGCCGGCGCTGTTTGCGTCGAGCAACAAGCAAAGTGCAAGGGCTTTTTGGGAGCGAAATTTACACTTGGTAACCCAAGCCCGCATAGCATCGTAGCGTAGCGAATTTTAAAATATATATCCGACGAATTCGATTTTAAATTTACGTTATTTTCAACCACGAAAAAACTTATCCGCATTACTCGCCTAAAATCCAAAATACATTTCAAAAATCGACCATTTATGTAAATTTGAATATCGCAAGCAAAGACGCAAGATTTGCGGTTTAAATGCGCAAATTTAAAAGATACTACCGCAAGCACGGCAAACAAAACTTACGGACAAGTTTTAAAATAACGCAAAAGACAAATGCCGCGGCTACTAATCAAATCACTCGTCAAAAAGCTTTGAGTAAAATTTTATCGCCATAGTGATAAATTTAAAGTTAGATAGCCTTGCTTGCAGCCGCTTAAAGCTGCAAAACAAGGCAACCCTCGCCGCAAATTTATCGGCGAGAGAGGTAGTTGGTATCGTAGTTGTTGTCGATGAAGTCTTGGTTTTCCATCATCGCGATGTGAAAATCGCGCGTGGTCTTGATGCCGCCGATGATGAGCTGCTCGAGCGTGACCTTCATCTTGTGGATGGCTCTGTTTCTATCGGTATCCCAGACGATGAGCTTGCCGATCATGCTGTCGTAGTACGGCGGGATCGAGTAGTCCTGATAGATGTGGCTATCCATGCGCACGTTTCGGCCGCCTGGGCAGACGTACTTTGTGATCTTGCCGGGGCACGGAGTAAAGGTGTTTGGATCCTCGGCTGTAATCCTGCATTCGATCGCATGACCTTTTAGCTCGATGCTCTTTTGTGACGGCAGCTTTTCGCCCTCAGCCACTTTTATCATTAGCTCGATGATGTCAAGACCGCTTACCATTTCGCTCACTGTGTGCTCGACTTGAAGCCTTGTGTTCATCTCGATGAAGTAAAAGTCTAAATTTTTATCAACCAAAAACTCAAACGTACCAGCTCCCTCGTAGCCGATCGCTTTTGCTGCTTTTATGGCAGTTTCGTGCAGCCTCTCTCTTGTTTTTTCATCAAGCAAGATAGCTGGGCTCTCTTCGATAAGCTTTTGATGGCGGCGCTGCATAGAGCAGTCTCTTTCACCTATATGAAGCACGTTGCCATGACTGTCGCCGATGATTTGAACCTCGATGTGGCGTGGGTTTAAGATATATTTTTCCATATACATTGTGCCATCACCAAATGCACTCATCGCCTCGCTCTCAGCCGACCAAAATGCTTTTTCTAAATCAGCCTCTTTTTCAACCACGCGCATACCACGTCCGCCGCCACCTGCAGCAGCTTTTAGTATGACAGGATAGCCGATCTTTTTAGCTAGCTCTTTTGCTGCTTTTGTGTCAGCCACTGCGCCGTCTGAGCCAGGGATGACTGGCACACCAGCTCTTTGCATGACCTGTTTTGCCTTACTTTTATCACTCATCAAAGCCATCGCGGCTACGCTAGGTCCGATAAATTTTAGCTTGTGATGCGAGCAAATTTCGACGAAATTTTGATTTTCGCTTAAAAATCCGTAGCCCGGAAATATCGCGTCGGCTTCGCTGATTTCGGCCGCGCTGATGATAGCGGCGATATTTAGGTAGCTGTCGCTTGAGCGCTCCTTGCCGATACAGATCGCAACGTCGGCGTATTTGACGTAGAGCGCGTCTTTATCGGCCGTGGAATAGACCACGACGGCTTCTTTGCCCATTTCCTTTATCGTTCGCAAGGCTCGCAGCGCGATTTCGCCGCGATTTGCGATTAAAATTCTTTTTATTTCCATCAAATTTTCTCCACGCCAAATAACGGCAATCCAAACTCGACCGGCTGACCGTCAGAGACTAGCATCTCAGTGATCTGGCAGTCAAATTCAGCCTCGATCTCGTTCATGATCTTCATAGCTTCGATAATGCCCACTACATCGCCTTTTCTCACTCTTTGGCCTGCTTTTACAAATGGTGCAGCGCCTGGGCTTGGAGCAGCGTAGAAAGTACCGACCATAGGCGATTTTATGCTGTCTTTTGGAGAATTAGCAGGAGCTTTGACCTCTGAGCTTACCACAACATTTACTGGAGTCGGAGTCGGAGCTGGAGCTTGGACGACGGGCTTTGGCAGCTCGCAGCAGTCGGCGAATTTTTCAAGCTCGACCTCAAAATCCCCGCTTTTTATCTTTATGCGGTTCATGTCCATCTCGTTAAAAAACTCGATCAGCTCTTTTATGTCTTCTTTTTTCATAGAAATTTCTCCTAAATAGTTAAAGTTCAAAACTTCTTATTGTAGCAAAAAAATAATGAATTTATACTCGTAAAGCCGTATTTTATTTTTACGATCGGGGTAAATTTAGGCATTCGCCGCTTTAAACGTTTAAAATGGCAAATTTACGACGCTAGTCTATTTTTTAGCTCGCTCGAGAAAATTTATAAATCCAAAAAGCACCAAGCTAAGCACGACCAAAATCACGCTCAAAATGAGCGCGTGGCCGTTTTCGCCGTCGTAAACCGCGTTATAAATCGCTAGCGAAACGGTGTCGGTTTTGCCTACGATATTTCCGCCTAGCATCAGCGTGATACCGACCTCGCCAAGGCCGCGAGCCAGAGCCAAAACGAGCGCCGAAATGACGCTTTTAAAGACGTTTGGAATAAGGATAAAAACGGCGATCTCAAAGCGATTTTTGCCTAGGCTTTGACCCGCTTCGATTAGGCTTTTGGGAAGGCTTTCAAGCGCACTTTGGACAGGCTTTACAAACAGCGGCAAGCCCGCTAAAAACGAAGCGATAACAAGTGCTGAAAAGCTAAAAACGATCTGTAAATTTAACGCCTTGCCGATCACGCCGTTTCGCCCCAAGATATAAAGCAGCAAAAATCCCGTAGCGATTGGCGGAAAAATGAGCGGAAACATCACGACCGCTTCTAAGACAGCCTTAAATTTGCCGCGGTAAAACGCCAAAAAATAAGCCGCGCCAAGCCCCAAAAATAGAAGCAGCACAAAGGTTACGGCTAGCGTTTTGGCGCTTAAAAGCAGCGGGTGAATAAGCCAGGCGAGTTCGTGCAAATTTTTCCTTTTTTCGTTAAATTTTGCTTTTCGTTTGAGTTAAATTTAGCGAGCAAATTTTAGCGTTTAAATCAAATTTGACGCAAATTTTACGTCAAATTTGAAGGTAATTCGGCCGAGTCAAAAGCCGGCGATTTAAATTACTTTAGCCCGTATTTAGCGAAAATTTCCTTCGAGCGAGGGGTTTTTATCTCGTCTATAAATTTAGCGCACGCCTCGTTACCTTCGCACGCAGCAAGCTTTGCCGCCGAGATAAAAACGGGGCTATAAAGCGCCTCGTCGATGTAAATCACGCTGCCAAACTCGCCCTCTCTAGCCACCGCTTCGGTCGAGTTGATAAAACCCGCGTCCACTTCGCCATTCGTGACGTAGGCGACCACTTGCGGTACGCCCGCGACCGGTAGCATCTTAGGCGCTAGATCGGCCTCTAGTCCCGAGTTTTTCAAAAACTCCGTCGTCCTAACGCCATAGATCGCTTTTTTAGAGTCCGGCATCGCGATTTTAGCGAGATTTTTTAGCTCAGATACGTCTTTTATCTGCTTGCCTTTTGGCGTAACTAGCACCAAAGCGCCCTTGCCGATGCGCTCATAGCCTTTTATGTCCAGATCCGTTTTCATTAAAAATGCCTCGTCGCCAACTATCGCCGCCATCTTGCCCTCTTTTGCTTGGATAGTGATTTGGCCTAAATTTGCAAACGCGCCTTCGATCTGCACGCCGTCTTTTTTGAGATTTTCTATCACTTCAGTGACCGGTTTTTTGTATCCGCCGCCGGCACCCACGAGCAAATTTTCGCCACCAAAGGCAACCGCGGCCGCAACAGAAATAAGTAGTAATTTTTTCATAAAATTCTCCTTTGTAATAAAATTTAGTAATTTTATGAAATATATCATTATACATTGATAAATTTTGCTATTTTCGGAGCTTTTTTAAAAAAGTATAAATAAAAATATTTTATATCGGCTCTAGTCCGTTTTTGGTTAGACGGTACATCGCGCTTGCTACATCGCTTATAAATTCCTTGTCGTGAGATACGATTATCTGTGTGACGTCGAGGGATTTTAAGATAGCGGCTATCCTTGCTTGCATCTGCGCATCAAGCGCGGTCGTAGGCTCGTCAAGTAGTAAAATTTTAGGCTTAGCCACCAGTATCCCAGCTAGCGCGACGAGCTTTTTCTCGCCTCCCGAGAGATTAAAAACGATCTCGTCTTTTAGATGCCAAATTTCAAGCTCGCGTAAAATTTCCTCTGTTTTTGCGCTAGAACCGTCCTCGTCCTCACCGCGGCTAAGTAGCGAAAACATCACGTCATCAAGTACGCTAGGGCAGATGAAGCAATCGTTGCTTTCTTGAAAAAGATAGCCCACGTCGTGGCGAAACGGCTTGTACTCGTCTAAATTTGAAATTTTATGATGAAAAAGCTCGATATAGCCCAAAGAGGGCGATTTAAGCCCCGCCATTATCTCAAGCAAGGTGCTTTTACCGCAGCCGTTTGGGCCTATGAGGGCGATTTTATCCTTGTGCGTCGCGTTTAAATTTAGATTTTCAAATAGCGTTCTTTCGCCTATTTTAGCGCAGACGTTTTTTAGGCTTATCGTGCAGCTCATATCGTGACTCCTAAACTAAAAATATAACAACACGCCGTTAAGGCGATTATCGCGGCGTCCTTCGCGCCTATTTTGAGGCTTTTATCCCCGAAAAGCTTGCCGTCAAATCCCCTGCAAACAAAGGTTTTTTCAAGAACGCTCGCCTTATAAAACGCCTCTAAAAAAAGCATAGCGACTAAATTTGCGTAAATTTTGTAGGTAAAAAGCGAGGCTTTAGGCTCAAATCCCCGAACTTTTAGAGTCTTTTTTAGCCTCGCAAATATCGTTTTAAGATCGGCCGTAAATTTGGCGCTAAAATAAAAAATCGCCGTCAGCTTGTCGCCCAAATTTAGCGACGAAACGGCAAGCGCGATACTAAAATAATCGCTCCTATAAAAAGCCAGCCGCCCAAAAAGTATGATCAAATTCGACCTTATAAATATCAGCTTTGCAAGCGCGTACTCTCCGTAAAGAACGAGGCTTAAGACGACTAAGATTATAAAAATATTTAGTTTTAAAACGGATTTTAAAATTTCAAAAAGATTTTTAAAATTTAAAATCGCCAAAAAAAGCACGGGCGCGATGAAAACGGCATCCGTAGCGCTTGAAAGCGAGACTTTGAAGCTAAAAAAAGTAAAGCAAACGAGCAAAACGGATAGGTTCATTTGCCTCTTTTTACCAGATAAATTCCGCCGAAAAACAGCCCGATTCCCAAAAACGCAAGGATAAATTTAAGCGCATAAGCCCCAAAATCCTCCTCGCTTTCGTCAAATTTAACATTTGAGGCATCGCTTGATGCGTTACTTTCGGCGCTTTTTAGCTCGTCTTTGTTTGCAGTAAATTTGATCCTTTTTTCGTGCGCTAGTCCGCCGTCGATCAGGATCTCAAATTCATCAGCAGGGATTTTAGCTCTAGCAAAGCCGTTTTCATCTGTTTGCGCGCCTCCTATCTGGGCGCCGTCTTTTATAAAAGATACTGGGCAGTTTTTACAAGGAGAATTTCCATAAAAATAGCTTTTTATCTCGATAAATTCGCCATCTTGCTTTGCAAAGCCTTTTAGGGAGTGCGCGTTTAGGATGCTTGCAAAAAGCATAATCAAAAATATTTTTAGCAAATCAAAAGATCCTTTTTAACTCTATAAATAAAAGAAAGCGCAAAAAGCGAGATAATCCCCTCAAGCGCCATAAGGGCTAAATTTGAAGTAAAAACAAGCGCGGCCACGGGCGCAAACTCTTTGCCATTTAAAACAAGCGTCAAGGAGAGCAAAACCGAAGAGCAAAGTATAGGCAAAAACCCTATCAAAAACCAGAAAAACGATCTATATCGCTTAAAAGATAGCTTTAAAAGATATGGGCTAAGAAGCGCCGGAGAAGCGATAATGAGCAAATTTACGCCAAGCGCACTCAGTCCGCCGTAACCAAAAAGCAAGGCCTGAAAAAACAGCGCGATAAAAATAGCCAAAACGGCATTTGCGCCCAAAAACGCCCCCGCAAGGCCGCTTAGCACGAGATGTATCGACGTGACGCCGATGGGCACGTGGATAAAGGACGCCATAAAAAACATCGCGCTGACGGCCGCTACCTTGGGTATCTCGCTCGTTTTTAGCTTGTAAATCAAGCTTGAGACCAAAACGACGCAAACGGCCGAGCAAGGCACGATGATTTCGGGTTTTAAAACGCCTTCGCTGATGTGCATTTATTTATACTCTTTAGTTTGCACCCAGATAACGGCTCCAAGCTCCACTGGATACTCTTTGCCCTCGTGTTTTATCTTTTGATCGTCGTCTATCAGCGCGGCAAATCCCCACCAGCCCTCAAGCGGCATCGCAAAGCTAAATTCGCCCTGCTCGTTAGTGTTTACGACCTGCGTTACGTGCGCATCGGACGGAGCTTTTAACCCTTTAGCGTTATAGTACTCTACCTCAACGGTTACGTTTTTAGCGGGTTTTCCTTTATAATAAACCACACCTGAGAACAAATTTCCCTTATAAAGCCCATACGGACGCGTTAGCGGCACTATCTCGGCTTTTAGTCCAGCCGGTTTATCCCAGCCTTCGCCGTAGCCGTAGGCGTCGACGACGGTTTTTGTTATATGCCTTATAAATTTATCCTCTGCAGGCTCGAAATAGGGCTTTGGATCCATATAAAACTGATAAATGCCGGGCTCTTTTACGTCGTAGCTAGCCGTAAAGTAGCTAAATTTATCCTCTTTAAGCTCTTTTAGATCTTTTATCGCCTCTTTTTTACCGTTTACGAAAACGCCCGCCTCGTTTGGAAGGACCAGGTTCATCATATCGCCCTCAAAAGGATGGGTAAATTTGTAAGTAATCTGCAAATTTGCCTCTTTCTCGTCATCTACGGTCGAATTTGACGGCACGACCATACCAAAATGCGCATAAGCGCTAACGCCCAAAAGCATAAGCGCCAAAGACTTGATTTTCATTTTTGCTCCTTTTGAAGGTATTTTGTTAAATGAAATTGTACCCCCGTAAAGCTTATTATTTATTAAATTTTTTAGATAAATCATATTTAAAGTATAAGAAAAAGATTTAGGTATTATTTATAACTGCACAAAATAATAAACCGAGTTTTTCAAATTTAACCTTAGCGATCATACTTCATGCTATGAAATTTAATGCCAAACAAGGAGCAATAAGTTACAATAAAACCGCGTTCTTGTTTGTAGCATTTCAACTAAAATCCACTTAACTTATCTTGAGCCATAATTAATAACAATCTAAGCCCAAAAAAGACAAAATACAATTTAAATATTTTATATATAAAGGAGTAGAGATGAAAAGAGTTTTTGTTTTACTCGTCGTTTTATTTTCCGTTGGATTTTCCGAAAATCTTACGAAGCTAGGAGCAGAAGCTTATAATCAGGGCGACTACCAAAAAGCAGCCCAGTTATGGCAGAAGGCTTGTGATGAGGAAAATGCTTTGGGTTGCGGCGGTTTAGGAGCTTTATATGCAGAAGGCAAAGGGGTAAGGCAAGATTATCAAAAGGCAGCCCAGCTATGGCAGAAGGCTTGCGACGGCGGAGAGGCTTTGGGTTGTAACGGCTTAGGAGAGTTGTATAGAGATGGTAAAGGAGTAGGACAGGACTACCAAAAGGCAGCTCAGTTTTATCAAAAAGCTTGTGATGGGGGAATTGCCGAGGGTTGCAATGATTTAGGATTTTTATATGCAAACGGCCAGGGCGTAAAAGAGGATTATCAAAAGGCAGTCCAGTTATGGCAGAAGGCTTGTGACGAGGAAAATGCTTTGAGTTGCGGCGGTTTAGGAGCTTTATATGCAGAAGGCAAAGGGGTAAGGCAAGATTATCAAAAAGCAGCCCAGTTGTTTCAAAAAGCTTGTGATGGGGGAGAGGCTTTGGGCTGCAACAGTTTAGGAATTTTATACAAATATGGTCAAGGCGTAAGACAGAATTTTTCTACTGCAAAAGAGTACTACGGCAAAGCCTGCGATCTAGGACTTCAGTTGGGTTGTGATAGCTATAGAGAGCTAAATGAAAAAGGCTACTAACATTACCCATCCGGCCGTTCCGCGGTCGGTTTCTTGCCTGTTAACGGGAACGCTAATCACGATTTCTCTTGCTTTACCAAACTGCATTTGTAGTTTTTTAAGGCGCAATTACTAAAATATCGAAGTAGACGTTAAGAGATCTTACAAGTAGCGGCGCAAGTCGTATCTATCCGCTTAATTTTCTAAGCCGCATTTTCGAGACGAATTTCTATCTCCAAAATGCGGCAAATTTACAAAGTCAAATTTAAACCCGTAGCGAGCTAGGTAAATTTAGCTCGCTCTAGGCAAATTTAAGCTTTTAATCCAAAAGATTAAAACGCCCAACTAAATTTGGCGTTTACGCCGTTTGATTTTACGTTGCTGTCGTATGCTCCAACATAGCTAAGGCCGACTCTAAAATTTCTGGTAAATGCAGCCTCGATACCAAGCTCGGTAGTGGCTAGATCTTTTAGCTTTTCACCCTCTAGTTTAGTTGCGCCAAGGCCTGTAACGTTCATATGAGCGCTCGGAGTTTTGTCGCCGAGGAAGCGGTTGTATGCTATATCGGCTTTTGCGATTAAGCCTACGCCGTCCATGGTAAATGCTATACTAGGTTTTATGCCTACGCTTGCTACTTGCAAGTCTCTATCCTCGTTTTTAACCTGCACTAAAGAATTTGCTACGTCGTCGTTTTTAGAATGGATATAGGTTAGCCCCGCATAAGGCTCTAAACTAAAGCCGTTTTCATAGCTTAGTCCCGTATAGGCGATCTGGGCAAATGCGCTGATAGCTGACGCATCGGCGTCTTTATACTCATAGGCCAAAGGAGCGTATGAGTTAACGACTCTTTTTTCTTGATCAAATTTTGAGTAGATAGCGCCTAGGCTGATTTTGATAGGATCAAGTCCTATGTCGCCGTATATACCGGCATGCGCGTCTTTGCTTTTTACCGCTTTGCTATCACCTAGCTTGTGGTTTGTTTTGCCAAGCCCTACGAATACGCCCGCTTTTGAGCTATCTCCCACTAGAAAATCGACGCCTACTAAATTCGTAAATGCATTCGTGCCTAGTCTGCCGCCGGCGCTATTATCAGAAGTCACCCTGCTTGCGCTGCTAAGCAACCAAAGCTCGACTCCCGTGTCGATATCGGCTCTTTTAGCTCCGTTTTTGTTTTTAACCGAATTTGCGAGCATAAACGAGTCTATAGCGGAGTTATTTTGCGCTTTAAAGTCTAGATCGTTTGAAAAAGCGCCAAAGTATGCCGCCGCCGTGTTACGATCCGCTCCGAGCATAGACGAATAAATAGCGCTACTAGGATTTGCCTCGACCA
Coding sequences within it:
- the upp gene encoding uracil phosphoribosyltransferase, with product MKNVRLISHPLIEHKLAILRDKNTEPFQFRMLVDEISHLMIFEATRDLALRDVSVQTPVAQAQAKKLATKVMICPILRAALGMLDSVFTIIPDASVGFLGFQRNEKTAEAEFFYAKLPRDAKNRLAIIIDPMFATGGTAIDAVKFLRENGIKQIKFISIIAAPEGLKRFSEVYPDVEVYTAAIDERLNEKNYIVPGLGDAGDRVFNTL
- a CDS encoding ribonuclease domain-containing protein, which gives rise to MNKQLIRNIILPLAVLLLAALFKFIIPDNSAAPKQNQPQSEFRGNGANKNVAAVPTANIVKDGIYTSKDEVAAYIYRFGELPRNFITKKDAIALGWDAKSGNLWQVTDKKSIGGDRFSNREKKLPNADGRKWFECDIGYRGGRRGAERIVFSSDGLIYYTPDHYENFYLLYERRQQ
- a CDS encoding barstar family protein, with translation MKTITLNGAKMREETAAFEYLARKFGLDPDVKNLDALYDALGEINEATQINLKNRAALSALGGYADDLIAVFTDLAEENERVKFDILS
- a CDS encoding acetyl-CoA carboxylase biotin carboxylase subunit, with the translated sequence MEIKRILIANRGEIALRALRTIKEMGKEAVVVYSTADKDALYVKYADVAICIGKERSSDSYLNIAAIISAAEISEADAIFPGYGFLSENQNFVEICSHHKLKFIGPSVAAMALMSDKSKAKQVMQRAGVPVIPGSDGAVADTKAAKELAKKIGYPVILKAAAGGGGRGMRVVEKEADLEKAFWSAESEAMSAFGDGTMYMEKYILNPRHIEVQIIGDSHGNVLHIGERDCSMQRRHQKLIEESPAILLDEKTRERLHETAIKAAKAIGYEGAGTFEFLVDKNLDFYFIEMNTRLQVEHTVSEMVSGLDIIELMIKVAEGEKLPSQKSIELKGHAIECRITAEDPNTFTPCPGKITKYVCPGGRNVRMDSHIYQDYSIPPYYDSMIGKLIVWDTDRNRAIHKMKVTLEQLIIGGIKTTRDFHIAMMENQDFIDNNYDTNYLSRR
- the accB gene encoding acetyl-CoA carboxylase biotin carboxyl carrier protein; its protein translation is MKKEDIKELIEFFNEMDMNRIKIKSGDFEVELEKFADCCELPKPVVQAPAPTPTPVNVVVSSEVKAPANSPKDSIKSPMVGTFYAAPSPGAAPFVKAGQRVRKGDVVGIIEAMKIMNEIEAEFDCQITEMLVSDGQPVEFGLPLFGVEKI
- a CDS encoding molybdate ABC transporter permease subunit, with protein sequence MHELAWLIHPLLLSAKTLAVTFVLLLFLGLGAAYFLAFYRGKFKAVLEAVVMFPLIFPPIATGFLLLYILGRNGVIGKALNLQIVFSFSALVIASFLAGLPLFVKPVQSALESLPKSLIEAGQSLGKNRFEIAVFILIPNVFKSVISALVLALARGLGEVGITLMLGGNIVGKTDTVSLAIYNAVYDGENGHALILSVILVVLSLVLFGFINFLERAKK
- the modA gene encoding molybdate ABC transporter substrate-binding protein — translated: MKKLLLISVAAAVAFGGENLLVGAGGGYKKPVTEVIENLKKDGVQIEGAFANLGQITIQAKEGKMAAIVGDEAFLMKTDLDIKGYERIGKGALVLVTPKGKQIKDVSELKNLAKIAMPDSKKAIYGVRTTEFLKNSGLEADLAPKMLPVAGVPQVVAYVTNGEVDAGFINSTEAVAREGEFGSVIYIDEALYSPVFISAAKLAACEGNEACAKFIDEIKTPRSKEIFAKYGLK
- a CDS encoding energy-coupling factor ABC transporter ATP-binding protein; protein product: MSCTISLKNVCAKIGERTLFENLNLNATHKDKIALIGPNGCGKSTLLEIMAGLKSPSLGYIELFHHKISNLDEYKPFRHDVGYLFQESNDCFICPSVLDDVMFSLLSRGEDEDGSSAKTEEILRELEIWHLKDEIVFNLSGGEKKLVALAGILVAKPKILLLDEPTTALDAQMQARIAAILKSLDVTQIIVSHDKEFISDVASAMYRLTKNGLEPI
- the cbiM gene encoding cobalt transporter CbiM — its product is MHISEGVLKPEIIVPCSAVCVVLVSSLIYKLKTSEIPKVAAVSAMFFMASFIHVPIGVTSIHLVLSGLAGAFLGANAVLAIFIALFFQALLFGYGGLSALGVNLLIIASPALLSPYLLKLSFKRYRSFFWFLIGFLPILCSSVLLSLTLVLNGKEFAPVAALVFTSNLALMALEGIISLFALSFIYRVKKDLLIC
- a CDS encoding DUF4198 domain-containing protein, with the translated sequence MKIKSLALMLLGVSAYAHFGMVVPSNSTVDDEKEANLQITYKFTHPFEGDMMNLVLPNEAGVFVNGKKEAIKDLKELKEDKFSYFTASYDVKEPGIYQFYMDPKPYFEPAEDKFIRHITKTVVDAYGYGEGWDKPAGLKAEIVPLTRPYGLYKGNLFSGVVYYKGKPAKNVTVEVEYYNAKGLKAPSDAHVTQVVNTNEQGEFSFAMPLEGWWGFAALIDDDQKIKHEGKEYPVELGAVIWVQTKEYK
- a CDS encoding tetratricopeptide repeat protein, with translation MKRVFVLLVVLFSVGFSENLTKLGAEAYNQGDYQKAAQLWQKACDEENALGCGGLGALYAEGKGVRQDYQKAAQLWQKACDGGEALGCNGLGELYRDGKGVGQDYQKAAQFYQKACDGGIAEGCNDLGFLYANGQGVKEDYQKAVQLWQKACDEENALSCGGLGALYAEGKGVRQDYQKAAQLFQKACDGGEALGCNSLGILYKYGQGVRQNFSTAKEYYGKACDLGLQLGCDSYRELNEKGY